The genome window TGGCAGGAGATGCGGTGCGGAAGGAAAAAGGAGCGTACAGCGTACTTGCAGGAGATATTGCCGAGGCGTTATCTGAGATATTACGGACATTGGAGGAAGAAAAAAGATGAAGAAATACAGCAGGCTTCGTGCAGTCGTGGATCTGGACGCCGTGATGTATAACATGGAAATGATGCGTGCCAATTTGGATAAAGATATGAAAATGATCGCAGTGATCAAGACCGATGGGTATGGACACGGCGCGGTCCCCATCGCACTTATGCTGGAACCAGAAGAGTACATCTGGGGATACGCAGTCGCTCTTCTGGAGGAAGGACTTCTGCTCCGCAAAGCAGGGATTAAAAAGCCGATTCTCTGTCTGGGCTGCATTTTCCCGGACCAGTTCGAGGAGATGATCGAAGGGGAGATCCGCATGACCTGCTACTCGGAAGAGATAGCAAAGCTCGTATCTGAGACTGCGGTCCGCATGGGAAAGACGGCGTATCTGCACATTAAGGTGGATACGGGAATGTCAAGGCTCGGATTTGCGGTGAATCAGGAAAGCGTGGAGGAAATCCTGCGCATTCAGAAACTTGCAGGTCTCACGCTGGAGGGTATGTTCACGCATTTTGCAAGGGCAGATGAAAGGGATAAGACCTCCATGCATCAGGCGTTTGAAAAATATCAGTGGCTTCGTAACGAACTGGAGGGAAAGGGACTTAACTTTGCCTATTACCATGTTTCCAACAGCGCGGGAATCATCGACAGCCCGCATCTGCATTCCAATCTGGTGCGGGCGGGAATCTCGATCTACGGGCTTTATCCGTCGGAGGAAGTGGAAAAAACGGCAGTCCCGCTGAAACCGGCCCTGTCCCTTCTCGCGCATGTGACCCATGTGAAATGGATCGAAAAGGGAACCGAGATCAGCTACGGCGGAACCTTTACGGCGCCGGAGAGAATGCGTATTGCGACGATACCGGCCGGTTACGGGGACGGGTATCCGCGGAGTCTGTCCGGAAAGGGGTATGTACTGATCCGGGGGCAAAAGGCGCCGATCCTCGGCCGGGTGTGCATGGATCAGTTCATGGTAGATGTCACGCATATCCCTGAGGTACAGTTTGGAGACCAGGTTACACTGGTCGGAACAGATGGCGAGGAAAATCTTCCTGTTGAGGTGCTCAGTGAGCTGTCGGGGAGGTTCAATTATGAATTCGTATGCGATATCAATAAACGGGTACCGCGGGAATATATAAAAGGCGGCAAAGTGGTGGATCAGAGAGATTATTTTTAGGATACTATTGCGCTTACGGCGGGTTAATTGTATACTTAAAAGGATTGGGACACCATTTGACGGGAAAATGGCTGCTCAAAATAGAGAGACGATGAGGACTGCGTCCCCTGCGAAAGATTTCGTTTCAGGTGAACTGACGGAGATGCACGGTATACCTTATGAAACGGCCGAATGGCCATACGGGATGCCATTGGGTATACCTTATGAAACGGCCGAATGGCCATATGGGATGCCATTTGGTATACTTCCGGGAAAAACTGGCAATACTTCTGTTATCTTGAAAGCGGAGAGTGAAGAAAGTGCAGGTAAGACGTGGAGATATATTTTATGCAGACTTAAGCCCGGTGGTGGGCTCGGAACAGGGCGGGATCCGTCCGGTCCTGATCATACAGAATGATGTGGGAAACAGGCATAGTCCGACCGTGATCTGTGCGGCAGTGACTTCCAGAATGAACAAGGCAAAGCTGCCTACGCATGTGGAGGTCTCCGCAGGCAGGTACCACATTGTGAAGGATTCGGTGGTCCTCCTGGAGCAGATCCGGACCGTTGACAAACAGCGGCTGAAGGATTTTGTGTGTCATGTGGACCGGGAACTGATGAGAAAGGTTGATGAGGCATTATGTGTAAGCCTGATGCTTCATACATAGTAAGGAGATTTATTACGAGTTATGGACGAGGGTAGCAGTTTACTGCAAAAAATGCGAAGAGTATTTTCGGATAATGAAGATAAGGAGCGTATAGCGGAAGAGATTATCGACAAGGTGGAGGAAGGATATCAAAAGGGAGTTCTGGCAAAGCGGGAGATGAAGATGATCTGCAACATTTTCGGCTATATGGACGAAGATGCCAAGGATATTATGACTCACCGCAAGAACGTGGTGGCGCTGGACGGCACCTCCACACTTTCAGAGGCGCTGAATTTTATTCTGGAGGAGAATCATTCCAGACTTCCGGTCTATGAGGGTGACATCGATAATATTATCGGACGGATTCATCTGCGTGACGCGATGAAATGTTATTTTAACGAGTCGCTCAGGAATGTACCGATCAAAGAATTGAAAGAATTTCTGCGTCCGGTCAGTTTTGTGCCGGAGACCAGAAGCATCGATAAATTGTTCCAGCAGATGCAGCACAACCGTTCGCATATGGCGGTGGTGATCGATGAGTACGGGCAGACGGCCGGAATCGTTACCATGGAAGATATCATTGAAGAGATCGTTGGAAATATTCAGGATGAGTACGATGAGGAGGAAGAGCTGATCGTGCGTCAGAGCGACGGGACCTACCTGGTGGACGGTATGACGCAGCTTGAAGATCTGGAGGAGCTTCTCGATGTGAATTTTGAGGAGGAAGATTATGATACCTTGAATGGGTATCTGGTTGACCGTCTGGATCGGATTCCATCGGAAGATGAAAAATGTACGGTGCAGTTCGAGGACTATGTATTCCAGGTGCTTTCCGTGGACAATAATACCATACGCAAGGTGCGGATCATAAGGAATTAGCACGTGATTTGACTCTTGTCAGGGAGAAAAAAGAGTGTTAGAATAAAGCAAGTAAACGATAGAAAAGAAAGAGATACAGGCGGGGGATTCTAAAGGGGAATTCTGCGTCTGTATTGTCAGGCGTATAAGGATGTCTTCCCGGAGAGGGGATTTCGTATGCCGGGCAGTGAAAAATAATCATACATAGGAGAGGTAGAGACAATGTCAGGACATTCAAAATTTGCAAACATCAAGCATAAAAAGGAAAAAAATGACGCAGCAAAAGGAAAGATCTTTACAAAGCTGGGCCGTGAGATCGCAGTGGCCGTTAAAGAAGGCGGCAGCGCTGATCCGGCGAGCAACAGTCGTCTGCGTGACGCGATCGCGAAGGCAAAGGCCAACAATATGCCGAATGATAACATTGACAGAAGCATCAAGAAAGCAGCCGGTGACGGAGATGCCAACAATTACGAGCGTATCGTATACGAGGGCTATGGACCAAACGGAACGGCTATCATCGTGGAAGCGCTGACCGATAACCGCAACCGTACAGCCTCTAATGTAAGAAGTGCATTTACCAAAGGAAAGGGAAATGTCGGAACCAGCGGCTGCGTTTCTTTCATGTTCGACAAGAAGGGACAGATTATCATCGATAAAGAAGAGTGTGAGATGGATGCCGACGATCTGATGATGCAGGCGCTGGATGCGGGAGCAGAAGATTTCAGCGAGGAGGAGGACAGCTTTGAGGTCCTCACGGATCCGGATGATTTCAGCGAGGTGCGTCTTGCGCTTGAGGAAGCGGGAATTCCTATGGCAAGCGCAGAGGTGACCATGATTCCGCAGACCTGGGTCAAGCTGGAGAATGAAGAGGATATCAAGAACATTCAGAAGACACTTGACCTTCTGGAGGATGACGATGACGTCCAGGAGGTTTATCACAACTGGGAGGAATAATTTTCCCAGGACCGGGAGGAAGAGCGATGACTCATGAGATACAGGAGGGACTGAATCAGTTGTTTGATATGATTCTTCCCTTGTCAGGAGAATTTAAAAAGAAGACCTATGAGCAGATATTCCGGGACCAGTATGAGAAATACCGTCCACTTATGGAGAAGATTGCCAGGATGTGTGAGGAAGCCGAGGATCAGAAGCAGTCCGTGGAGGAAGTAGCTTTCGTGATTCCGGGGCGTATGCGGGAGATTCTTGAAAAAGAGCGGACAAAGCGCAGGAGAGATACGGTACTTATGAAGTATAACCTGGGAATGGTGACGTTTGTGATCCCAATTTTCCGTTATGGAAGAGTTCCTGTGATGGAGCTGGTTGTGGACCGCATGATCGAGCTTTGGAATGACAATGACAGTGATATGGATATCGGGAAATCGACTTTCGAGGAGATTCAGGGTGGTTTCAAATCACATCCCTGCTATATCACCACCGCCGTCTGTGAGAGTCTGGGGAAACCGGATGACTGTTATGAGCTGAATCTGCTCAGGGAGTACCGTGACGGATATCTGGCCGGCAGCAAGGACGGTTACAGGGTGATCCATGAGTATTATAACGTGGCGCCGACCATCGTAAAGAGAATCAGCCGTATGGAGCACGCCGATGAGATTTACCGCAAGATCTGGGAAGAATATCTGAGCAGGTGCGTGGAACTGATCGAAGAGGGCAGGAAGATGGAATGCCAGAAGGTCTATACGGATATGGTATATGAACTGGAAGAGAAATATCTGTATCCGGTTCAGTAATAGAATATGTTTGAAAAAAGCAAACGAATGAGTATGCGAAGGAGGAGCAAGTATGAGCGATTACAGGATTGAGACAAAGTGTATCCAGTCGGGTTACACACCGAAGAATGGGGAGGCAAGGGTTCTGCCGATCTATCAGAGTACGACCTTTAAATATGACGACAGCGATGAGATGGGCAAGCTGTTCGATCTGGAGAAGTCCGGCTATTTTTATACCAGACTTCAGAATCCGACCAACGACGCAGTGGCAGCAAAAA of Roseburia hominis contains these proteins:
- the alr gene encoding alanine racemase; this encodes MKKYSRLRAVVDLDAVMYNMEMMRANLDKDMKMIAVIKTDGYGHGAVPIALMLEPEEYIWGYAVALLEEGLLLRKAGIKKPILCLGCIFPDQFEEMIEGEIRMTCYSEEIAKLVSETAVRMGKTAYLHIKVDTGMSRLGFAVNQESVEEILRIQKLAGLTLEGMFTHFARADERDKTSMHQAFEKYQWLRNELEGKGLNFAYYHVSNSAGIIDSPHLHSNLVRAGISIYGLYPSEEVEKTAVPLKPALSLLAHVTHVKWIEKGTEISYGGTFTAPERMRIATIPAGYGDGYPRSLSGKGYVLIRGQKAPILGRVCMDQFMVDVTHIPEVQFGDQVTLVGTDGEENLPVEVLSELSGRFNYEFVCDINKRVPREYIKGGKVVDQRDYF
- a CDS encoding type II toxin-antitoxin system PemK/MazF family toxin — encoded protein: MQVRRGDIFYADLSPVVGSEQGGIRPVLIIQNDVGNRHSPTVICAAVTSRMNKAKLPTHVEVSAGRYHIVKDSVVLLEQIRTVDKQRLKDFVCHVDRELMRKVDEALCVSLMLHT
- a CDS encoding hemolysin family protein produces the protein MDEGSSLLQKMRRVFSDNEDKERIAEEIIDKVEEGYQKGVLAKREMKMICNIFGYMDEDAKDIMTHRKNVVALDGTSTLSEALNFILEENHSRLPVYEGDIDNIIGRIHLRDAMKCYFNESLRNVPIKELKEFLRPVSFVPETRSIDKLFQQMQHNRSHMAVVIDEYGQTAGIVTMEDIIEEIVGNIQDEYDEEEELIVRQSDGTYLVDGMTQLEDLEELLDVNFEEEDYDTLNGYLVDRLDRIPSEDEKCTVQFEDYVFQVLSVDNNTIRKVRIIRN
- a CDS encoding YebC/PmpR family DNA-binding transcriptional regulator; amino-acid sequence: MSGHSKFANIKHKKEKNDAAKGKIFTKLGREIAVAVKEGGSADPASNSRLRDAIAKAKANNMPNDNIDRSIKKAAGDGDANNYERIVYEGYGPNGTAIIVEALTDNRNRTASNVRSAFTKGKGNVGTSGCVSFMFDKKGQIIIDKEECEMDADDLMMQALDAGAEDFSEEEDSFEVLTDPDDFSEVRLALEEAGIPMASAEVTMIPQTWVKLENEEDIKNIQKTLDLLEDDDDVQEVYHNWEE
- a CDS encoding CFI-box-CTERM domain-containing protein gives rise to the protein MTHEIQEGLNQLFDMILPLSGEFKKKTYEQIFRDQYEKYRPLMEKIARMCEEAEDQKQSVEEVAFVIPGRMREILEKERTKRRRDTVLMKYNLGMVTFVIPIFRYGRVPVMELVVDRMIELWNDNDSDMDIGKSTFEEIQGGFKSHPCYITTAVCESLGKPDDCYELNLLREYRDGYLAGSKDGYRVIHEYYNVAPTIVKRISRMEHADEIYRKIWEEYLSRCVELIEEGRKMECQKVYTDMVYELEEKYLYPVQ